A genomic window from Enoplosus armatus isolate fEnoArm2 chromosome 20, fEnoArm2.hap1, whole genome shotgun sequence includes:
- the fbxo11b gene encoding F-box only protein 11 isoform X1 yields MNSVRATNRRPRRVSRPRPVQPERNNGDRDEEAPAAAAAEMAIEESGPGAQNSPYQLRRKTLLPKRTAAASATASACPSKGPMEGASTSSTEAFGHRAKRARVSGKSHDLPAPAEQYLQQKLPDEVVLKIFSYLLEQDLCQAACVCKRFSQLANDPILWKRLYMEVFEYTRPMMHPEPGRFYQVSPEEHEHPNPWKESFQQLYKGAHVKPGFAEHFYSNPGRYKGRENMLYYDTIEDALGGVQEAHFDGLIFVHSGIYTDEWIYIESPITMIGAAPGKVADKVVIENTRDSTFVFMEGSEDAYVGYMTIKFNPDDKSAQHHNAHHCLEITVNCSPNIDHCIIRSTCTVGSAVCVSGQGACPTIKHCNISDCENVGLYITDHAQGIYEDNEISNNALAGIWVKNHGNPIIRRNHIHHGRDVGVFTFDHGMGYFENCNIHRNRIAGFEVKAYANPTVVRCEIHHGQTGGIYVHEKGRGQFIENKIYANNFAGVWITSNSDPTIRGNAIFNGNQGGVYIFGDGRGLIESNDIYGNALAGIQIRTNSCPIVRHNKIHDGQHGGIYVHEKGQGVIEENEVYSNTLAGVWVTTGSTPVLRKNRIHSGKQVGVYFYDNGHGVLEDNDIYNHMYSGVQIRTGSNPKIRRNKIWGGQNGGILVYNSGLGFIEDNEIFDNAMAGVWIKTDSNPTLRRNKIHDGRDGGICIFNGGRGLLEENDIFRNAQAGVLISTNSHPILRKNRIFDGFAAGIEITNHATATLEGNQIFNNRFGGLFLASGVNVTMKDNKILNNQDAIEKAVSRGQCLYKISSYTSYPMHDFYRCHTCNTTDRNAICVNCIKKCHQGHDVEFIRHDRFFCDCGAGTLSNPCTLAGEPTHDTDTLYDSAPPIESNTLQHN; encoded by the exons ATGAACTCCGTCAGAGCCACCAACAGGAGACCCAGGCGAGTGTCGAGGCCGCGCCCGGTGCAGCCCGAACGGAACAACGGGGATAGAG ATGAGGAggctcctgcagcagctgcagcagagatggCTATTGAGGAGTCCGGTCCAGGAGCTCAGAACAGTCCCTACCAGCTTCGACGCAAGACCCTGCTTCCCAAGAGAACCGCTGCTGCCTCTGCCACCGCCTCTGCCTGCCCTAGCAAGGGCCCAATGGAG GGAGCTTCCACTTCATCAACAGAGGCCTTTGGCCATCGAGCCAAGCGGGCACGAGTGTCCGGTAAGAGCCACGACCTGCCAG CCCCAGCAGAGCAATATCTGCAGCAGAAGCTTCCAGATGAGGTTGTTTTGAAGATCTTCTCCTACTTACTGGAACAGGACCTCTGTCAGGCAGCTTGTGTCTGCAAGAGATTCAGCCAGCTAGCCAACGATCCTATCCTATG GAAGCGTCTATACATGGAAGTGTTTGAGTACACACGTCCCATGATGCATCCCGAGCCAGGCAGGTTCTACCAGGTCAGCCCTGAGGAGCATGAACACCCAAACCCCTGGAAGGAGAGCTTCCAACAGCTG TACAAAGGCGCTCATGTTAAACCAGGCTTTGCTGAGCATTTCTACAGTAACCCTGGCAGatacaaaggcagagagaataTGCTG TATTATGACACCATTGAAGATGCGCTGGGTGGAGTACAAGAGGCCCACTTTGATGGACTAATCTTCGTCCACTCTGGCATCTATACAGACGAGTGGATTTATATAGAGTCCCCCATCACCATGATTGGTGCAG CTCCTGGTAAAGTAGCAGACAAGGTGGTGATAGAGAATACTAGAGACTCAACATTTGTCTTCATGGAGGGCTCAGAGGATGCCTATGTGGGATACATGACCATCAAG TTTAATCCTGATGATAAGTCGGCGCAGCACCACAACGCCCACCACTGTCTGGAGATCACAGTCAACTGCAGCCCCAACATCGACCACTGCATCATCCGCTCCACATGCACAG tgggttcagctgtgtgtgtgagtggccAGGGAGCTTGTCCAACCATCAAACACTGCAACATCAGTGACTGTGAGAACGTAGGACTGTACATTACAGATCATGCACAG GGCATTTATGAAGACAATGAAATCAGCAACAATGCGCTAGCGgggatttgggtgaaaaaccACGGTAATCCCATCATTAGACGTAACCACATCCACCACGGACGAGATGTTGGAGTGTTCACCTTTGATCACGGCATG ggTTACTTTGAGAACTGTAACATCCATAGAAACCGTATAGCAGGCTTTGAGGTGAAGGCCTACGCCAACCCCACAGTGGTGCGCTGTGAGATCCATCACGGCCAGACAGGAGGCATCTACGTCCACGAGAAGGGGCGGGGACAGTTTATAGAGAACAAAATCTATGCCAATAACTTTGCTGGTGTGTGGATCACGTCCAACAGTGACCCAACGATACG GGGAAATGCTATATTCAACGGTAACCAAGGAGGGGTGTACATATTTGGAGATGGACGGGGTTTGATAGAGAGTAACGATATCTATGGTAACGCCTTGGCGGGAATCCAGATCAGAACCAACAGCTGCCCCATTGTACGGCACAACAAGATCCACGATGGGCAGCATGGGGGCATCTATGTG CATGAGAAAGGCCAGGGAGTGATCGAGGAGAATGAGGTTTACAGCAACACACTGGCTGGAGTCTGGGTGACCACAGGCAGCACTCCTGTCCTCCGCAAGAACCGCATCCACAGTGGCAAACAG GTTGGTGTGTATTTCTATGACAACGGGCATGGTGTGTTGGAAGACAACGACATCTACAATCACATGTACTCTGGTGTACAAATAAG GACGGGGAGCAACCCAAAGATCAGGCGCAACAAGATATGGGGAGGCCAGAATGGAGGGATTTTAGTCTACAACTCAG GTCTGGGCTTCATCGAGGACAATGAGATCTTTGACAACGCCATGGCCGGGGTGTGGATCAAGACAGACAGCAACCCAACACTGAGACGAAATAAGATTCATGACGGCAGAGACGGTGGCATCTGCATCTTCAATGGAGGCAGAG gtcTGCTGGAAGAGAACGACATCTTCAGGAACGCTCAGGCCGGTGTGCTGATCAGCACCAACAGCCATCCAATACTCCGCAAGAACCGCATTTTTGACGGCTTCGCTGCAG gtATTGAAATCACTAACCACGCCACAGCCACGCTGGAGGGCAACCAGATCTTCAACAATCGCTTTGGAGGCCTGTTTCTGGCCTCGGGAGTCAACGTCACCATGAAAG ATAACAAGATTCTGAATAATCAGGATGCAATTGAGAAGGCAGTGAGCAGAGGACAGTGTCTCTACAAGATCTCCAGCTACACCAGTTACCCCATGCACGACTTCTACAG ATGTCACACCTGTAATACAACAGATAGGAACGCCATCTGTGTAAACTGCATCAAAAAATGCCACCAAGGGCATGATGTAGAGTTTATACGGCACGATCG gtttttctgtgactgcgGAGCGGGAACGTTGTCCAACCCGTGCACGCTGGCCGGAGAGCCCACGCACGACACAGACACTCTGTATGACTCGGCGCCGCCCATCGAGTCCAACACGCTGCAACATAACTGA
- the fbxo11b gene encoding F-box only protein 11 isoform X2 — protein sequence MNSVRATNRRPRRVSRPRPVQPERNNGDRDEEAPAAAAAEMAIEESGPGAQNSPYQLRRKTLLPKRTAAASATASACPSKGPMEGASTSSTEAFGHRAKRARVSGKSHDLPAAPAEQYLQQKLPDEVVLKIFSYLLEQDLCQAACVCKRFSQLANDPILWKRLYMEVFEYTRPMMHPEPGRFYQVSPEEHEHPNPWKESFQQLYKGAHVKPGFAEHFYSNPGRYKGRENMLYYDTIEDALGGVQEAHFDGLIFVHSGIYTDEWIYIESPITMIGAAPGKVADKVVIENTRDSTFVFMEGSEDAYVGYMTIKFNPDDKSAQHHNAHHCLEITVNCSPNIDHCIIRSTCTVGSAVCVSGQGACPTIKHCNISDCENVGLYITDHAQGIYEDNEISNNALAGIWVKNHGNPIIRRNHIHHGRDVGVFTFDHGMGYFENCNIHRNRIAGFEVKAYANPTVVRCEIHHGQTGGIYVHEKGRGQFIENKIYANNFAGVWITSNSDPTIRGNAIFNGNQGGVYIFGDGRGLIESNDIYGNALAGIQIRTNSCPIVRHNKIHDGQHGGIYVHEKGQGVIEENEVYSNTLAGVWVTTGSTPVLRKNRIHSGKQVGVYFYDNGHGVLEDNDIYNHMYSGVQIRTGSNPKIRRNKIWGGQNGGILVYNSGLGFIEDNEIFDNAMAGVWIKTDSNPTLRRNKIHDGRDGGICIFNGGRGLLEENDIFRNAQAGVLISTNSHPILRKNRIFDGFAAGIEITNHATATLEGNQIFNNRFGGLFLASGVNVTMKDNKILNNQDAIEKAVSRGQCLYKISSYTSYPMHDFYRCHTCNTTDRNAICVNCIKKCHQGHDVEFIRHDRFFCDCGAGTLSNPCTLAGEPTHDTDTLYDSAPPIESNTLQHN from the exons ATGAACTCCGTCAGAGCCACCAACAGGAGACCCAGGCGAGTGTCGAGGCCGCGCCCGGTGCAGCCCGAACGGAACAACGGGGATAGAG ATGAGGAggctcctgcagcagctgcagcagagatggCTATTGAGGAGTCCGGTCCAGGAGCTCAGAACAGTCCCTACCAGCTTCGACGCAAGACCCTGCTTCCCAAGAGAACCGCTGCTGCCTCTGCCACCGCCTCTGCCTGCCCTAGCAAGGGCCCAATGGAG GGAGCTTCCACTTCATCAACAGAGGCCTTTGGCCATCGAGCCAAGCGGGCACGAGTGTCCGGTAAGAGCCACGACCTGCCAG cAGCCCCAGCAGAGCAATATCTGCAGCAGAAGCTTCCAGATGAGGTTGTTTTGAAGATCTTCTCCTACTTACTGGAACAGGACCTCTGTCAGGCAGCTTGTGTCTGCAAGAGATTCAGCCAGCTAGCCAACGATCCTATCCTATG GAAGCGTCTATACATGGAAGTGTTTGAGTACACACGTCCCATGATGCATCCCGAGCCAGGCAGGTTCTACCAGGTCAGCCCTGAGGAGCATGAACACCCAAACCCCTGGAAGGAGAGCTTCCAACAGCTG TACAAAGGCGCTCATGTTAAACCAGGCTTTGCTGAGCATTTCTACAGTAACCCTGGCAGatacaaaggcagagagaataTGCTG TATTATGACACCATTGAAGATGCGCTGGGTGGAGTACAAGAGGCCCACTTTGATGGACTAATCTTCGTCCACTCTGGCATCTATACAGACGAGTGGATTTATATAGAGTCCCCCATCACCATGATTGGTGCAG CTCCTGGTAAAGTAGCAGACAAGGTGGTGATAGAGAATACTAGAGACTCAACATTTGTCTTCATGGAGGGCTCAGAGGATGCCTATGTGGGATACATGACCATCAAG TTTAATCCTGATGATAAGTCGGCGCAGCACCACAACGCCCACCACTGTCTGGAGATCACAGTCAACTGCAGCCCCAACATCGACCACTGCATCATCCGCTCCACATGCACAG tgggttcagctgtgtgtgtgagtggccAGGGAGCTTGTCCAACCATCAAACACTGCAACATCAGTGACTGTGAGAACGTAGGACTGTACATTACAGATCATGCACAG GGCATTTATGAAGACAATGAAATCAGCAACAATGCGCTAGCGgggatttgggtgaaaaaccACGGTAATCCCATCATTAGACGTAACCACATCCACCACGGACGAGATGTTGGAGTGTTCACCTTTGATCACGGCATG ggTTACTTTGAGAACTGTAACATCCATAGAAACCGTATAGCAGGCTTTGAGGTGAAGGCCTACGCCAACCCCACAGTGGTGCGCTGTGAGATCCATCACGGCCAGACAGGAGGCATCTACGTCCACGAGAAGGGGCGGGGACAGTTTATAGAGAACAAAATCTATGCCAATAACTTTGCTGGTGTGTGGATCACGTCCAACAGTGACCCAACGATACG GGGAAATGCTATATTCAACGGTAACCAAGGAGGGGTGTACATATTTGGAGATGGACGGGGTTTGATAGAGAGTAACGATATCTATGGTAACGCCTTGGCGGGAATCCAGATCAGAACCAACAGCTGCCCCATTGTACGGCACAACAAGATCCACGATGGGCAGCATGGGGGCATCTATGTG CATGAGAAAGGCCAGGGAGTGATCGAGGAGAATGAGGTTTACAGCAACACACTGGCTGGAGTCTGGGTGACCACAGGCAGCACTCCTGTCCTCCGCAAGAACCGCATCCACAGTGGCAAACAG GTTGGTGTGTATTTCTATGACAACGGGCATGGTGTGTTGGAAGACAACGACATCTACAATCACATGTACTCTGGTGTACAAATAAG GACGGGGAGCAACCCAAAGATCAGGCGCAACAAGATATGGGGAGGCCAGAATGGAGGGATTTTAGTCTACAACTCAG GTCTGGGCTTCATCGAGGACAATGAGATCTTTGACAACGCCATGGCCGGGGTGTGGATCAAGACAGACAGCAACCCAACACTGAGACGAAATAAGATTCATGACGGCAGAGACGGTGGCATCTGCATCTTCAATGGAGGCAGAG gtcTGCTGGAAGAGAACGACATCTTCAGGAACGCTCAGGCCGGTGTGCTGATCAGCACCAACAGCCATCCAATACTCCGCAAGAACCGCATTTTTGACGGCTTCGCTGCAG gtATTGAAATCACTAACCACGCCACAGCCACGCTGGAGGGCAACCAGATCTTCAACAATCGCTTTGGAGGCCTGTTTCTGGCCTCGGGAGTCAACGTCACCATGAAAG ATAACAAGATTCTGAATAATCAGGATGCAATTGAGAAGGCAGTGAGCAGAGGACAGTGTCTCTACAAGATCTCCAGCTACACCAGTTACCCCATGCACGACTTCTACAG ATGTCACACCTGTAATACAACAGATAGGAACGCCATCTGTGTAAACTGCATCAAAAAATGCCACCAAGGGCATGATGTAGAGTTTATACGGCACGATCG gtttttctgtgactgcgGAGCGGGAACGTTGTCCAACCCGTGCACGCTGGCCGGAGAGCCCACGCACGACACAGACACTCTGTATGACTCGGCGCCGCCCATCGAGTCCAACACGCTGCAACATAACTGA
- the fbxo11b gene encoding F-box only protein 11 isoform X3, with protein MNSVRATNRRPRRVSRPRPVQPERNNGDRGKLGHAEMAIEESGPGAQNSPYQLRRKTLLPKRTAAASATASACPSKGPMEGASTSSTEAFGHRAKRARVSGKSHDLPAAPAEQYLQQKLPDEVVLKIFSYLLEQDLCQAACVCKRFSQLANDPILWKRLYMEVFEYTRPMMHPEPGRFYQVSPEEHEHPNPWKESFQQLYKGAHVKPGFAEHFYSNPGRYKGRENMLYYDTIEDALGGVQEAHFDGLIFVHSGIYTDEWIYIESPITMIGAAPGKVADKVVIENTRDSTFVFMEGSEDAYVGYMTIKFNPDDKSAQHHNAHHCLEITVNCSPNIDHCIIRSTCTVGSAVCVSGQGACPTIKHCNISDCENVGLYITDHAQGIYEDNEISNNALAGIWVKNHGNPIIRRNHIHHGRDVGVFTFDHGMGYFENCNIHRNRIAGFEVKAYANPTVVRCEIHHGQTGGIYVHEKGRGQFIENKIYANNFAGVWITSNSDPTIRGNAIFNGNQGGVYIFGDGRGLIESNDIYGNALAGIQIRTNSCPIVRHNKIHDGQHGGIYVHEKGQGVIEENEVYSNTLAGVWVTTGSTPVLRKNRIHSGKQVGVYFYDNGHGVLEDNDIYNHMYSGVQIRTGSNPKIRRNKIWGGQNGGILVYNSGLGFIEDNEIFDNAMAGVWIKTDSNPTLRRNKIHDGRDGGICIFNGGRGLLEENDIFRNAQAGVLISTNSHPILRKNRIFDGFAAGIEITNHATATLEGNQIFNNRFGGLFLASGVNVTMKDNKILNNQDAIEKAVSRGQCLYKISSYTSYPMHDFYRCHTCNTTDRNAICVNCIKKCHQGHDVEFIRHDRFFCDCGAGTLSNPCTLAGEPTHDTDTLYDSAPPIESNTLQHN; from the exons ATGAACTCCGTCAGAGCCACCAACAGGAGACCCAGGCGAGTGTCGAGGCCGCGCCCGGTGCAGCCCGAACGGAACAACGGGGATAGAGGTAAGCTAGGCCACG cagagatggCTATTGAGGAGTCCGGTCCAGGAGCTCAGAACAGTCCCTACCAGCTTCGACGCAAGACCCTGCTTCCCAAGAGAACCGCTGCTGCCTCTGCCACCGCCTCTGCCTGCCCTAGCAAGGGCCCAATGGAG GGAGCTTCCACTTCATCAACAGAGGCCTTTGGCCATCGAGCCAAGCGGGCACGAGTGTCCGGTAAGAGCCACGACCTGCCAG cAGCCCCAGCAGAGCAATATCTGCAGCAGAAGCTTCCAGATGAGGTTGTTTTGAAGATCTTCTCCTACTTACTGGAACAGGACCTCTGTCAGGCAGCTTGTGTCTGCAAGAGATTCAGCCAGCTAGCCAACGATCCTATCCTATG GAAGCGTCTATACATGGAAGTGTTTGAGTACACACGTCCCATGATGCATCCCGAGCCAGGCAGGTTCTACCAGGTCAGCCCTGAGGAGCATGAACACCCAAACCCCTGGAAGGAGAGCTTCCAACAGCTG TACAAAGGCGCTCATGTTAAACCAGGCTTTGCTGAGCATTTCTACAGTAACCCTGGCAGatacaaaggcagagagaataTGCTG TATTATGACACCATTGAAGATGCGCTGGGTGGAGTACAAGAGGCCCACTTTGATGGACTAATCTTCGTCCACTCTGGCATCTATACAGACGAGTGGATTTATATAGAGTCCCCCATCACCATGATTGGTGCAG CTCCTGGTAAAGTAGCAGACAAGGTGGTGATAGAGAATACTAGAGACTCAACATTTGTCTTCATGGAGGGCTCAGAGGATGCCTATGTGGGATACATGACCATCAAG TTTAATCCTGATGATAAGTCGGCGCAGCACCACAACGCCCACCACTGTCTGGAGATCACAGTCAACTGCAGCCCCAACATCGACCACTGCATCATCCGCTCCACATGCACAG tgggttcagctgtgtgtgtgagtggccAGGGAGCTTGTCCAACCATCAAACACTGCAACATCAGTGACTGTGAGAACGTAGGACTGTACATTACAGATCATGCACAG GGCATTTATGAAGACAATGAAATCAGCAACAATGCGCTAGCGgggatttgggtgaaaaaccACGGTAATCCCATCATTAGACGTAACCACATCCACCACGGACGAGATGTTGGAGTGTTCACCTTTGATCACGGCATG ggTTACTTTGAGAACTGTAACATCCATAGAAACCGTATAGCAGGCTTTGAGGTGAAGGCCTACGCCAACCCCACAGTGGTGCGCTGTGAGATCCATCACGGCCAGACAGGAGGCATCTACGTCCACGAGAAGGGGCGGGGACAGTTTATAGAGAACAAAATCTATGCCAATAACTTTGCTGGTGTGTGGATCACGTCCAACAGTGACCCAACGATACG GGGAAATGCTATATTCAACGGTAACCAAGGAGGGGTGTACATATTTGGAGATGGACGGGGTTTGATAGAGAGTAACGATATCTATGGTAACGCCTTGGCGGGAATCCAGATCAGAACCAACAGCTGCCCCATTGTACGGCACAACAAGATCCACGATGGGCAGCATGGGGGCATCTATGTG CATGAGAAAGGCCAGGGAGTGATCGAGGAGAATGAGGTTTACAGCAACACACTGGCTGGAGTCTGGGTGACCACAGGCAGCACTCCTGTCCTCCGCAAGAACCGCATCCACAGTGGCAAACAG GTTGGTGTGTATTTCTATGACAACGGGCATGGTGTGTTGGAAGACAACGACATCTACAATCACATGTACTCTGGTGTACAAATAAG GACGGGGAGCAACCCAAAGATCAGGCGCAACAAGATATGGGGAGGCCAGAATGGAGGGATTTTAGTCTACAACTCAG GTCTGGGCTTCATCGAGGACAATGAGATCTTTGACAACGCCATGGCCGGGGTGTGGATCAAGACAGACAGCAACCCAACACTGAGACGAAATAAGATTCATGACGGCAGAGACGGTGGCATCTGCATCTTCAATGGAGGCAGAG gtcTGCTGGAAGAGAACGACATCTTCAGGAACGCTCAGGCCGGTGTGCTGATCAGCACCAACAGCCATCCAATACTCCGCAAGAACCGCATTTTTGACGGCTTCGCTGCAG gtATTGAAATCACTAACCACGCCACAGCCACGCTGGAGGGCAACCAGATCTTCAACAATCGCTTTGGAGGCCTGTTTCTGGCCTCGGGAGTCAACGTCACCATGAAAG ATAACAAGATTCTGAATAATCAGGATGCAATTGAGAAGGCAGTGAGCAGAGGACAGTGTCTCTACAAGATCTCCAGCTACACCAGTTACCCCATGCACGACTTCTACAG ATGTCACACCTGTAATACAACAGATAGGAACGCCATCTGTGTAAACTGCATCAAAAAATGCCACCAAGGGCATGATGTAGAGTTTATACGGCACGATCG gtttttctgtgactgcgGAGCGGGAACGTTGTCCAACCCGTGCACGCTGGCCGGAGAGCCCACGCACGACACAGACACTCTGTATGACTCGGCGCCGCCCATCGAGTCCAACACGCTGCAACATAACTGA